AGCAATCGTCCGACACGCGCATCAGTCTCCTCATCTTTCGACTGTTTGTGTCATTCACGCGCTCTCTTGGTTAGCCATCTCTGATTTAATGTCTCGTGTCAAGCACATGACTGCGCACattagttttgagttttgaccATGGtctcaaatttttgttttttttcgtattaaaatattttatctacGCACGCCAATTTTTGCTCTGCTTTCTTATACGAACCACTGAAAAGCCGAACCTTtctcagtctctctctctatctgaaCCCATGACGACGTCGTTTCGATCTCCGGCGGGCGCCGCCACTGTGTTTTCCTCCGATCAGAAGATTCTCAACGCTCTGAGATCCTCTCGTTCTGTTTTCCTCGGAAGAAACGTTCGTGGTGGTGTTCATTCTCTACCTCCATCGtcgtcatcttcatcatcaatcCAAGCCGTATCCACTGTAAGAATCTAATCCCTTGGTTAGTTTCTTTGAGATTTGTTCTAATCTAAAAACGACGTCGTAGAGACTTTCTCTAAAGTTGTTGTTATTCTCCAGCCTGAGGCAGCAGCGAAAGCCACCACCAAGAGGAGTAAGGTCGAGATCATCAAGGAGAAGAGCAACTTCATCAGGTACCCTCTCAACGAGGAGCTTCTAACAGAAGCCCCCAACGTCAACGAATCCGCCGTTCAGCTCATCAAGTTCCACGGAAGCTACCAACAGTACAACCGTGAGGAACGCGGCGGAAGATCCTACTCCTTCATGCTCCGCACCAAGAACCCGAGCGGCAAAGTCCCCAACCAGCTCTACCTCACCATGGACGACTTAGCAGACGAGTTCGGCATCGGCACGCTCCGTTTAACCACCAGGCAAACGTTCCAGCTCCACGGCGTTTTAAAACACAATCTCAAGACCGTGATGAGCTCGATCATCAGAAACATGGGGAGCACTCTTGGAGCTTGCGGTGATCTGAACAGGAACGTTCTTGCTCCGGCCGCGCCTTACGCGAGGAAAGACTATCTATTCGCGCAGGAGACGGCTGATAACGTCGCGGCGCTTCTCAGTCCTCAGTCGGGGTTTTACTATGACATGTGGGTGGATGGTGAGCGGTTTATGACGGCCGAGCCGCCGGAGGTTGTCGAGGCGAGGAATGATAACTCTCATGGGACTAACTTCGTCGACTCTCCTGAGCCTATTTATGGCACTCAGTTCTTGCCGAGGAAGTTTAAGATCGCTGTGACTGTGCCTACGGATAACTCTGTTGATCTTTTGACCAATGACATTGGTCTTGTTGTTGTTTCTGATGAGAATGGGGAGCCTCAGGGCTTCAACATATATGTAAGTGTCTACACTAGCTTCATCATCTCAAATTATATTAGTTTCTTTCATAGTGCTAGCACTGAGCATTTAATTCTCTATCCTGGTTctggttcggttcttcggttatAGAGGTTAGGACCTGTTCGGACATTTATAGAAGTTTTGGTttgattattttggtttttggtttggtttggtcttGTTCATGTAACAAAGTTAGGAACCGGCTAATATCCGAGGTAACTTTGGATCTCATTCCGGTTCAGTTTCGTTTTTTCGGGTTAAAAAGTCAGAAAATTCGTTTTGGATTAAGTATCagaattttttggattttcggaTGAAATTTGGATAATTCGGATAAAAAATATTCTGATTCatttttttgggtatttcaatttataaataatattttaaattatttgattattttgaaaCTATAGCttatatttataagtatataGATAATAGactatattatagaaatttgaGTATCTATTTGGTTCTCCTTTCCAGCTTGATTTCAGTATTTTGGTTCTAGAGATATATGATTCGTTCGGTTAATTGATAGGATCCAACGAAccgagtttttttgtttggttcggTTCTTCATTCCGGATAATTGTGCTATGCCTAATGGTAATAACTCTTTTGTCCTCTTTTAGGTTGGTGGAGGTATGGGAAGAACACACAGAATGGAGTCTACTTTTGCCCGCATTGCGGAGCCATTAGGCTACGTACCTAAGGAGGATATCTTGTATGCTGTGAAGGCCATAGTTGTCACACAGAGAGAGCACGGGAGAAGAGATGATCGCAAATACAGCAGAATGAAGTATCTGCTCAGTTCCTGGGGAATTGAAAAGTTTAGAGATGTGGTTGAGCAATATTATGGTAAAAAGTTTGAGGCTTCCCGTGATTTGCCAGAGTGGGAGTTCAAGAGTTATTTGGGATGGCATGAGCAGGGAGATGGTGCATGGTTTTGTGGGCTTCATGTAGACAGTGGACGTGTTGGCGGTAACATGAAAAAGACACTGAGAGAAGTCATCGAGAAGTACAAACTTGATGTGCGTATTACACCTAATCAAAACATTGTGTTGTGTGATATCAAGAGTGAATGGAAGCGTCCTATCACCACAGTGCTTGCTCAGGCTGGCCTACTGGTAAGCAGTTTATTTTCATCATGGTAGACCAAATCATATTTTGGCATTATTAAGTTTGACAAGAGTCTATTAATTTGAGCAGCAACCAGAGTTTGTAGACCCTCTCAACCAGACCGCAATGGCTTGTCCAGCTTTTCCTTTGTGCCCTCTAGCTATAACCGAGGCAGAGCGTGGGATACCCAGCATTCTAAAGAGAGTGAGAGCAATGTTTGAGAAGGTATGATAGCTAAAAAAGATTAATCCACTCAGTTTTTTATGCCATAACGATGGTTGTTGATGTGTAAACTCTTTCTTGTATCAGGTTGGTCTTGATTATGACGAATCCGTTGTGGTGAGAGTAACTGGTTGTCCTAATGGATGTGCTAGACCGTACATGGCTGAGGTCGGTCTAGTAGGGGATGGTCCAAACAGCTACCAGGTAAATTAATTGCTTCTCTGGCTAGCTTCTTTCAATGAGTTccaacagaagaagaaaaagctcATTGGAGGTTCTTTGTGTTGCTGCTGTTTCATGCAGGTTTGGTTAGGGGGAACACCGAACCAGACGCAGATAGCGAGGGCTTTCATGGACAAGGTGAAGATTCATGACTTGGAGAAGGTCTTTGAACCATTGTTCTACAACTGGAAACTTGGGAGACAAGCAAAGGAATCATTTGGAGAATTTACAACCCGCACGGTAAGACTTTTCAGAGGATTATTGAATTCTTAGGATTGCTTAGAGAGTAACTTtctttaaataacaaatatttcaGGGATTTGAGAAACTCAAGGAGCTGATCGATTCATACGAAGGATCTCCCAACAACTAAAACGGGGGAATAAAGCTTTTCTTTTGGAATTACACAAAAACAAAGAATCTAGTCTCATATCTTATTTGTTACTCTTTGGTAACATGCATAAAGATTATGTATTAGATCGTCCATTTGTACTTTCTACTTGAGTTGAGACCACCAATAAACATTTacccttttcattttttttttggtatgttTGATTGCTGTATGGACAAAATGATTACTTTCTGTTTTGGGAATGGTAATGTATTTGCTATCACCACAAGTTCAGGAACCATGTTCTTGGAAGAATGTTATATGCTATGTTTGCAGTACACGGATAGGACATAATCTTATTTCAAAATTTCGTCCTAGCTAGGGCTCACTAAAACTTCGTGGTGGCCAGGGGgggaaaagtgccaatttcgacccaaactatttcagtcgtgccaaatacgacccaaacaattgatcagtgccaaatacgacctcaactcaattataattcaaaaaaactacccgaacttcttaaaacgtgcctaaatctacattgactctaacagaagttagtcaaccgttaacaagataaaacgacgtcgtttgatatacgaggaaaagtgccaatttcgaccccaacactctCAATCGTGCCAAATAAGACCCGAACAAATGGTCAGTGCCAAAaacgacctcaactcaattataattttaaaaaaaattatccaattttttctaaaacgtGTCTAAATCTACATtaactctaacagaagttaatCAATTTTTAACAAAGATAAGACGATGTtgttttgatatatgtatttttttagaaaatatgttcATTTCGGGATTCAAATCCGTGCTGAGATATCCTTTTAAAGgggcacactaacaactagactaaaataattttttgaaatattattacaaatttgaaattatataaactattattattcttcatcttatccaatttaaaattttggtgacaattttttctgatttatataaatacagtAACGATTTTAgtctagttgttagtgtgcccCTTTAAAAGGATATCCCAGCACGGATTTGAATCCcgaaatgaacatatttttaaaaaaaaatacatatatcaaaacaACATCGTCTTATCTTTGTTAAAAGTTGattaacttctgttagagttaATGTAGATTTAGACacgttttagaaaaaattggataatttttttttaaattataattgagttgaggtcgttTTTGGCACTGACCATTTGTTCGGGTCTTATTTGGCACGATTGagagtgttggggtcgaaattggcacttttcctcgtatatcaaacgacgtcgttttatcttgttaacggttgactaacttctgttagagtcaatgtagatttaggcacgttttaagaagttcggataatttttttgaattataattgagttgaggtcgtatttggcactgatcaattgttcgggtcgtatttggcacgactgaaatagtttgggtcgaaattggcacttttcccGGCCAGGGACGAGGATTAAATATGTGTGGggtcaaaaaatattaaaggtgACACTGGTGAGTTTCAAATCTGGGTTTTGAGGGTTCAGTCACCATACTTTACCAACACAGCTACTGAATATTTGACAATTTCTTATATAAACACatcattttgttatatttttgtggTGTCAGGTGTTTAGAGCTAGTTGTTTTCTTCTCACATGACAAAATCAACTCACAACAAATGCTATCATTAACGTTTCGAATCGAAAATAGCTCCAATTAAACACGAAGCAATAATTACCTCTGCTTGCTGCGTCGTTACTGTTGTTGGAACTAGAAGGACCTTCCCGTTTCGTGGCCGCTATGACACGTGTACGATTCGATGTTTGCTACTCGGTTAGTAAGCTGTGACGACACGTGGGTGTCACCTGATGCTACGGTAAAATTCCGGATAAAGGTCGTCACGTGATGCACGTGGTGATGTCTGTTTCTAATGCGACGGCGGTAAAACATATACATACTGATATCactttcaaagttttttttaatcaagGATGAATTAAAgcaagcaattttttttttcaaatattttgtatttaatataaAGAAGAAGCAATTACAACATGAGAAAAATATACAGAACACAACTCTTTTAGATCGAAAGCAATGTGATATGCTTATTAATAAATGTTCTTGTAAAAACTTTGTTGTACGGTTGCGCTAACTTAGTTTTTCTGTTTTCTGTTGTATTCCTTTGTTCTGTGAGTGGCTAGGTCATGCGAGGGATGTATTGGAGCTGTGAAAAGATTCATCCGATAAATGGAACGTTACCTCTTCTGTGACTAATCATAAACTATTGAtaattgatgttttttttttgacaaagggctttcaattaaaataaaaacgtttACATAATAAGGTTGTAGACCTTATAGTGAGAAAAAATTTGCATGAATACAATTCATGACGAATAACATCTCAAACCTATGAAACATTCAAGGCATGAGAGAgtcaaaaccaaaaaagaaatgaaaaagagcTACTAGCGAGTGTTACCACGGCCGCGACAGCAGCGCTTACCTCTCCCTCGTGCAGTTTTCCATTCCAAATCTTGGAACTTTTTAGGAGGTCTAATCTCCCTCAAACCCTTTGTCAAACCGAGCGAGCTCATTGGTTCATCTGGGGCCTCTTCCACATCACCTAACGCAGTGAACCGAGAAGGACTCTCAAATCCACTTGCTTGAGCCAATGTGTGTAAAGGATCAACAATCAAAGTTTTTTGGACCTCCTTGTTGATAATGTTGGATGGAGAAGTCTCCATAATAGATGCTGAAATGGGAGTAGATTCAATATCTACTAATGGCGATAAAATCTTGGCTAAAGTTGGCGATGCTATTTGGTTATCCTCTTGAACCTGTGGGGTAGAGGAACTAGTGGTGATCTTTGAGACTTGAATATCTTGGCATTCCATAGGGGCATGTGTAGAAACATATGGTTCCTGAGAATCCGCTATCAAGTCCGACTGCAAGCGTGGAACATCCTGAATGTTCATGTTCAACTCTGGTTGAGAGTTAACATGAGGCACACTAACAGAAGTTGTAGGGAGACTTCCTGCAGTGACTGTTTCATCATTTTGTTGCTGCAAGATGAGATCAATATCAACAATTGGTATGTCAGCAGTCACGTCCACTGATAATTGATGTTACGTTCACGTTATGTCTTAGAATGCTTCAAAACCCATTGTCTTCTCAtccatttaatatatatatatatatatatatatatatatatagattccaCGAACAAAAATATTGCCAATCTCGTGTAAACTGCATATTTCCAACGTATTTGTATGGaacggaagaaaaaaaaaaagctggaCATAAATTAAATGGGCTGGTCTTGGTTTAACATGCGAGTTCTCCACATCTATACGTTTAAACTGTTCGCTcatgtttttttggtaatcatgtttaaaaaaattactaatgaCTAATGCAGAGGACGAGATGATCAAAGTGACGATGGTTCATGTTGTTTACGGAGTTTCATGACAGAATCATTCTTTTTAGACTTGTTGTTATTCTTAATTGGATTCTTGCACACGTTATTTTTTGCCACTTGGTAGACTTTTCTGTTATGAGAGAAACCCCACAAACTTATTTGTAAAAGTTCTttgtgtcttttttttattttgggtcTCATTAATTCTTGTACATAATTCAGTTAGGTCAGTCGTGTTCTATATCTTTGAATTTATTACGCTAAAGAAGCATGCAAACCTGCATGTAAATTATGTCAAAGAAAGATCTGGAACCTGAGAGATCTTTCCTGAATCCTGATCATATAACGttacaaaaaaatgatgaaaagtAATGCAATAGCAACAAGTATGTATAACTCACTTGAAACATTTCGTAGTATAAAAaaataccactaaactaaaatCAACAGAACTTGTGCccatcaaaaacaaaaccacTAAACTCTGTAAAAAAGCTTGGACCATCTTCCAGCATATTGTCCGTTAATTgtatctctttttcttttccctcCCACACCTACACCTTGGTGGATTTGTGTCAAACTTGGAACATAATTAAACAAAATCGGGCACCGTTTGGCTTCTCCAAAATCAAATTCTCTGACTTGATTTTGCTCTCCAACAATGTGAATCAACTTTTTGCCGTGGAATTCATCTTCCAAGTATCTATCACAACACACGATGACTTTCTTCTCCTCTTCGACCAAAAAACTTACGGTATCCCGAAGATGAAGTCCAGCTGGCGAGTAATCCAGTGCTAGGAACATGCTCCACGAGACTTCTTTGGTCTCACCAATCTTATTTGTCACCCATATCTCTGTCCTTGACGTATAATCTCGCTGTAACAACACAGAAAGCTTCTCTTCTCTAACAACGGACATAGACATAGTTTCATAGAGAAAACTCTGGCACGGAAGACGTAGACGTTCAAACGTTTCACTTGTATAATCAAAACTGAGTAAGAATATGCTGATGGGACGCTCATCTTTTTTATCATAAGCAAACCAGTAAGTTTTTCCTTTCAAAGACATGAACTGTTCAAAATCTGCTATGTTGCAGTCGGGGGTGATATCAAGACTCCTCCATGAATTAGAGTTATTCTCAAAGATTGCGAAGTCAGGGTGGTAGCTCAATACTTTATAGCTATTACCATGGTAGGATCCAAGAGCATGGCTGCTGACACGTGTTTTGGGTTGGATCCACCTAGCTTGACTAGTACACGGGTTCCAGACCACGAGTCTAGTGTTGTCTTCGTTGATGCATAATAATAAGCCGTCGCTGTGAAAGACTCCATAACTATCGAACTCATGATCTATTAAACTACTATAAAGAGGGTCAACTAGGCTAAGTTCGCTTGTGACCTCTGGAACTCCATTGAGATTAACTCTCGTCGAACAAACCATAGACTCGTTCAACATGAGAGTCATAAGCTGCTTTGGGGATTTATCGAAGTGCTTTCTTGTGAATCTCCGGTTGTTGAACAATAAGTTCCATTGTTTGCAAGTAGATCGTAAATGCCTCAGAGATGTAGCCGGAACGCGACAAAGTATCTCCTCTATCAAATCACATGGAAGGTCCGACATCTTTAATGTGTTTTTTCTCATCATCGTGAGTCTTAAGATGGTGGCTTGAATTGTTATTTAGGGTTTTCGTTTGCTCACTCTTACAAGATTAATATATACGACTTTTTTCCTCATTCCTTTTCCtatatggtttatattttttttttatcaatataaattaattcagtatcgattttataaaatcactattattttatttatttgttttgagcGAACAATTTCGGTAAATTAGAGTCAATAATATTTAACAGTCGTATTATAAAATTTGgttgtaaattataaaacatcaaaGACGAGTTCTAATCTGGAATATGTATCAAATACATTCGGGAAATcccatatatgttttaaaagtttCTCATAAGCACTATTCCCATAAGTCTTTAGCCAACAAATCTGTCTTGTCATTGTTCTCACgggaaatatgaaaaaaaaaaaagaagatcaaaACCAGGGGCAGTCCCAGTGTTAGTGTATTAGAGGGTGTGGCATGTGCCCCACCCTATTTTTTGGATATTAAGTCTTTCACTGCGACGGCATATCCAACACAAAAAAGAACAAGACAGCTAAATAGTAAATACATATCCAACACAAAGATAAGGATCAGAAAAAAGATACATGACAGAGTATCCAACCTTTCTGGTGATCTTTGGCCTTTCTCATGCAAGGGATGCTTTCTCAGAGTGGAGCCTGAAAAACAAgagtgaatatatatataagtgaacAAAAAGAACAATTTTAAGACAAGAAAATGGTAGGTTACGAATTATGttggtaaaaaataaaatcatcttAGAGCATCTTTATTCGTGTAAAAAAAAAGGTCTCTTAAGCAAAAAGTACAAGAGGGgcacaaaataacaaaaaccgtATGCCCAAGTCGCCAAATAAAAGACGTTTTTGGTGGGTTTTTTCAACTGTTCGCGGGatccactgacacgtggcggcccacaattgatttttttttatttttttttaatcagacaaaaacgaaaaaaataaataaataagaaatccATTAAGGGTTTGtgcgataatgatgctctaagagcatgattatcggaGGTTCTTAAGgtggagttcttagcggaatataaaaacccgtctcttaacttttaactaaaaaagctaagaaccggctcttaaataagaattttaagaaccgattcttagtttttttagttaaaagttaagagacgagttcttatattccgctaaaaactcTACTTTAAGAACCcctcccaataatcatgctctaagaccATAATTATCGGGGCCTCTTAGTAAGTCTCttagtttaattataaattaaaaaaaaaaaagaaaaataacaataaacatAAGAGACACCTCTTAATTAGGGTACACAAGGGACGCCTCTTGTAACCCACGTGTCATCTCCTCCGCTTCCATCTCCCTCTCTTCTACGTTCCTCCATTTTCTGCAAAATCAATCATCAATCAAAAGTGGTTCGATGAACAAAACTATGAAATTGGATGTGAATCGATAgattaataaaagagaaaaaaaatagtcttttctctttcttttgcgagagagagagagaggaacagAGCTCTGATAATGGCGAACTTGGGCTTAACAGAGCTCTAACAGTTGACTCCTCTCCTCCAATCGAGGAGGAAGAACCCAAAACACAGAGATTCGACCCAGGCGCCATTCCTCCGTTACGTCGTGAGAGATGTCGCGATCGTGTTTGCGTTGGCTGCTGGAGCTGCTTACCTCAACAATTGGCTTGTTTGGCCTCTCTATTGGTTTGCTCAAGGAACCATGTTCTGGGCTCTCTTCGTTCTTGGCCTCTATTCTTGTCCCTTACCATGGCTGGTTTGTTTTGCATTCAAACCTATCTCTGGGAAGCAACTTGCTGATTATTTTTGTCTTCTACATGTTTAAGTCTATGGCCTTTGATTGATCTGCAGGAGAATTAGCCACAGAACTCACCACCAGAACCATGAACATGTTGAGAACGACTAATCTTGGCATCCTGTAAGTTGCTTGCTTACCCTTTCTACTTGGTAATTGAAGTGGGTTTCAATCAAAGTAGTTAGCTTTTCAGcaaagttcaaaactttttaAGAATTTTGTCGGAAAGAGTTTCAAAAGATTAGTTTTAGGGGCAATGGCTTTAGCACTAAACTTCAATGTTATAATGTTTCTTGTAAGGATCTTTCATTAGTAGTGAAATCACGGGTGTTTAAGTGTTTTTGTATAAGGTTTGACGAGTTGTTTCTTGTCTGTTTCATTCTAGTTCTGTTGCTGtgtttgttgtttgttgttcTGATCTTATGTTTCATGTTCTTGTTCTTATGTTTCATGTTATTGCATCTGGTTATTGATTCATCTTCGTCTTTCAGGTCAAGACAGAGTCAAAGAATGGAGCATTGGGAGTTTTCTTGTGCCACGGAGTGGAGGAAGTCTTGTATTTTTCTGTCTTGTTGTCTTGTAGCATTGGGAGTAAGCTTGTAGTTTTCTGTCGTGGAGTAAGTCTTGTAGTTTTCTGTCTTGTTGTCTTGTAGCATTGGGAGTAAGCTTGTAGTTTTCTGTCGTGGAGTAAGTCTTGTAGTTTTCAGTCACTTTTGATTACACACATATTCTCTCATTCTCAACCAACCAAGATCATCTTGTAGACATGTTTTtcataaaatgtttaatttttttaagaacttttAACTAAGAGACTTACATTGGAgatgataaatattaaaatctcttAGCTATGTCTCTTAGGTCATTTTACTacttaaaaactattaaaaaataattaagacaCCTTAATAAGAGCtttgggataatgatgctctaaggtTACTAGGACATGAATTG
The Brassica napus cultivar Da-Ae chromosome A1, Da-Ae, whole genome shotgun sequence DNA segment above includes these coding regions:
- the LOC106434585 gene encoding assimilatory sulfite reductase (ferredoxin), chloroplastic; the protein is MTTSFRSPAGAATVFSSDQKILNALRSSRSVFLGRNVRGGVHSLPPSSSSSSSIQAVSTPEAAAKATTKRSKVEIIKEKSNFIRYPLNEELLTEAPNVNESAVQLIKFHGSYQQYNREERGGRSYSFMLRTKNPSGKVPNQLYLTMDDLADEFGIGTLRLTTRQTFQLHGVLKHNLKTVMSSIIRNMGSTLGACGDLNRNVLAPAAPYARKDYLFAQETADNVAALLSPQSGFYYDMWVDGERFMTAEPPEVVEARNDNSHGTNFVDSPEPIYGTQFLPRKFKIAVTVPTDNSVDLLTNDIGLVVVSDENGEPQGFNIYVGGGMGRTHRMESTFARIAEPLGYVPKEDILYAVKAIVVTQREHGRRDDRKYSRMKYLLSSWGIEKFRDVVEQYYGKKFEASRDLPEWEFKSYLGWHEQGDGAWFCGLHVDSGRVGGNMKKTLREVIEKYKLDVRITPNQNIVLCDIKSEWKRPITTVLAQAGLLQPEFVDPLNQTAMACPAFPLCPLAITEAERGIPSILKRVRAMFEKVGLDYDESVVVRVTGCPNGCARPYMAEVGLVGDGPNSYQVWLGGTPNQTQIARAFMDKVKIHDLEKVFEPLFYNWKLGRQAKESFGEFTTRTGFEKLKELIDSYEGSPNN
- the LOC106434582 gene encoding probable F-box protein At5g47300 → MMRKNTLKMSDLPCDLIEEILCRVPATSLRHLRSTCKQWNLLFNNRRFTRKHFDKSPKQLMTLMLNESMVCSTRVNLNGVPEVTSELSLVDPLYSSLIDHEFDSYGVFHSDGLLLCINEDNTRLVVWNPCTSQARWIQPKTRVSSHALGSYHGNSYKVLSYHPDFAIFENNSNSWRSLDITPDCNIADFEQFMSLKGKTYWFAYDKKDERPISIFLLSFDYTSETFERLRLPCQSFLYETMSMSVVREEKLSVLLQRDYTSRTEIWVTNKIGETKEVSWSMFLALDYSPAGLHLRDTVSFLVEEEKKVIVCCDRYLEDEFHGKKLIHIVGEQNQVREFDFGEAKRCPILFNYVPSLTQIHQGVGVGGKRKRDTINGQYAGRWSKLFYRV